Proteins encoded together in one Psychrobacter sp. 28M-43 window:
- the pheT gene encoding phenylalanine--tRNA ligase subunit beta: protein MKISEQWLRQWVNPTNTSEQLAEQLTMAGLEIDDRYAVARAFSGVVVGEVISVEQHPGADKLRVTQVNIGDAEPLQIVCGAPNVTVGMKAPVATVGAVLPSDDASNGKAGFKIKKSKLRGVASNGMLCGASEIDLVDDIDGLLELPEDAPVGTDIREYLGLDNQILDISITPNRGDCFSVRGIAREISVINDLPVQMPEISANTAGTAATPAVTVDAKEACPRYLLQSISNIDRSIDTPKWMQDALVQSGLRSHNFLVDVTNYVLMELGQPLHAFDADTIEGDIVVRLAQPDETITLLNEQTVTLTGDELVIADDKGALALAGIMGGQRSSVTDSTTNIVVESAFFNQLAIAARARRFGLHTDASQRFERGVDFELPALALARACDLITSITGGEAGQIVTAENLEHLPARAPITLPITKVRDVIGIDIEPTEMVRILTQLGFDVEQQSDSLICKPPSYRFDMSIREDLIEEIARIYGYDKIPSVLPHLQVSMDYDDTADLTHEIKLSLVDNGYMEAISFSFSDAKLEALLDDEALGEVLALANPISSDLAVMRRTLLSSLLPCVQYNLNRQQPRVRFFETGLSFVGQSISDLVQTPSIALVAVGDIWSEQAYQNRALDFYDLKHDIEQLLPAQIDSARIRYERSTLSFLHPGQSAELYIDDIYVGWLGQLHPNTAKQLDLPTTWVAQLSLAPLLIIAREQHAITTPSKFPQVRRDIAILVDSDISLQTLETTVRAAAGNLLTDLWLFDVYQGDKVPAGQRSLAFALIWQDSTQTLSDEAVKTATDEVVQALTDQHSVQLRDS, encoded by the coding sequence ATGAAAATTAGCGAACAGTGGCTACGTCAGTGGGTAAACCCTACAAATACTAGCGAACAGTTAGCCGAACAGTTGACTATGGCAGGTCTTGAGATTGATGATCGCTATGCGGTTGCCCGTGCTTTTAGCGGTGTGGTTGTCGGTGAAGTCATCAGCGTTGAGCAGCATCCTGGTGCAGATAAATTACGTGTCACTCAAGTAAATATCGGTGACGCTGAGCCATTACAAATTGTCTGCGGCGCGCCTAATGTGACCGTCGGTATGAAAGCACCGGTTGCTACCGTTGGTGCGGTATTACCAAGCGATGACGCTAGTAATGGTAAAGCGGGCTTTAAAATCAAAAAGAGTAAGCTACGCGGTGTGGCTTCAAATGGCATGCTATGTGGCGCTTCTGAAATTGATTTAGTCGATGATATAGATGGCTTGCTTGAGCTGCCTGAAGATGCACCAGTTGGTACAGATATTCGTGAATATCTAGGTTTAGATAATCAAATATTGGATATCTCAATCACCCCAAACCGTGGTGACTGCTTTAGCGTACGTGGTATCGCTCGCGAAATATCTGTCATTAACGACTTACCTGTACAAATGCCAGAAATCTCGGCCAATACCGCTGGCACTGCCGCAACACCAGCTGTGACAGTCGATGCAAAGGAAGCGTGTCCTCGCTATCTGTTGCAATCAATTAGCAATATTGACCGTAGCATCGATACGCCGAAATGGATGCAAGATGCGCTGGTACAGTCTGGTCTACGTTCACACAACTTCTTGGTCGATGTGACCAACTATGTGTTGATGGAATTGGGTCAACCGTTACATGCGTTTGACGCAGACACGATCGAAGGTGATATCGTTGTACGTTTGGCACAGCCTGATGAAACCATTACTTTGCTGAATGAGCAAACCGTTACCTTGACCGGTGATGAGCTTGTGATTGCTGATGATAAAGGTGCCTTGGCACTGGCTGGTATTATGGGTGGTCAGCGTAGCAGTGTCACTGATAGCACTACCAATATCGTTGTGGAAAGTGCTTTCTTTAATCAGCTCGCTATCGCTGCGCGCGCACGCCGTTTTGGGTTACATACGGACGCATCACAGCGTTTTGAGCGTGGCGTCGACTTTGAATTGCCAGCATTGGCGTTGGCACGAGCTTGTGATTTAATCACCAGTATCACTGGCGGGGAAGCAGGTCAAATAGTCACGGCCGAAAACCTTGAGCATTTGCCAGCACGCGCACCGATTACATTGCCAATAACCAAAGTTCGTGATGTCATTGGGATTGATATTGAACCAACTGAGATGGTACGTATCTTGACCCAATTGGGTTTTGACGTAGAGCAGCAGAGCGATTCACTGATTTGTAAGCCGCCATCTTACCGTTTTGATATGAGTATCCGCGAGGATTTAATCGAAGAGATTGCTCGTATCTATGGCTATGACAAGATTCCAAGCGTCCTGCCACATTTGCAAGTCAGCATGGATTATGATGATACTGCAGATTTGACCCATGAGATAAAGCTATCATTAGTCGACAACGGTTATATGGAAGCGATTAGCTTTAGCTTTAGTGATGCAAAACTAGAAGCATTACTTGACGACGAAGCGCTAGGGGAGGTGTTGGCACTGGCTAATCCTATCTCTAGTGATTTGGCGGTTATGCGTCGTACCTTGCTATCGAGCCTATTGCCTTGCGTGCAATATAATTTAAATCGTCAACAGCCACGTGTACGTTTTTTTGAAACTGGTCTTAGCTTTGTTGGACAAAGTATTAGTGACTTAGTACAAACGCCAAGTATTGCTTTAGTCGCAGTTGGTGATATATGGAGCGAGCAAGCTTATCAAAACCGCGCCTTAGATTTTTATGACCTAAAGCATGATATTGAGCAGCTATTACCAGCTCAAATCGATAGCGCACGTATCCGCTACGAGCGTAGTACGCTAAGCTTCCTGCATCCAGGACAAAGCGCTGAGTTATATATCGATGATATATATGTTGGTTGGTTGGGTCAGTTGCATCCAAATACTGCTAAGCAATTAGACCTGCCTACTACATGGGTCGCTCAATTGTCATTAGCACCGCTATTGATTATTGCACGTGAGCAGCATGCTATCACGACACCAAGCAAGTTCCCGCAAGTACGCCGCGATATTGCTATCTTGGTAGACAGTGACATCAGTTTGCAGACGCTAGAGACAACCGTGCGAGCTGCGGCAGGTAATCTATTGACTGATCTTTGGTTATTTGATGTTTATCAAGGTGACAAAGTACCAGCAGGTCAGCGCTCACTAGCGTTTGCACTGATATGGCAAGATAGTACGCAAACGTTGTCTGACGAAGCCGTCAAAACTGCCACAGATGAAGTGGTACAAGCGCTAACTGACCAGCATTCAGTACAGCTGCGCGACAGCTAA
- the pheS gene encoding phenylalanine--tRNA ligase subunit alpha — MTNPAATNDLSALPTLSSELNELSEAQLTEFASAAEALILQVTDARTLQDLRVQLTGKKSPLTGWSKQMGKLDADDKKTYGGWLHQVRSRIQQALTDQQQQLEVAALNAKLEAESIDITLPARGGQKGHLHPVTMITQRMQQYFIQAGFNVATGPEVESDYYNFEALNIPSHHPARAMHDTFYFDAHYLLRTHTSPVQIRTMEKNEPPIRIICPGRVYRNDSDQTHSPMFHQLEGLMVTESSTFAELKGLISEFLEAFFAKELTVRFRPSFFPFTEPSAEVDILDDNGKWLEVMGCGMVHPQVLTNCGIDSDKYTGFAFGMGIERFAMLYYGIDDLRLFFQNDVRFLKQFG, encoded by the coding sequence ATGACTAACCCTGCTGCCACCAACGACTTGTCGGCGCTACCGACCTTGTCTTCAGAGCTCAATGAGCTTAGCGAAGCTCAGCTTACCGAATTCGCGAGTGCTGCTGAAGCTCTAATCCTACAAGTAACTGATGCGCGCACACTGCAAGATTTGCGTGTGCAATTGACTGGTAAAAAGAGTCCGTTAACGGGCTGGTCAAAGCAGATGGGCAAGCTCGATGCTGATGATAAAAAAACTTATGGCGGCTGGTTGCATCAAGTGCGTAGTCGCATTCAGCAAGCACTAACAGACCAACAGCAGCAACTAGAAGTCGCAGCGCTCAATGCCAAGTTGGAGGCCGAGAGCATTGATATTACTTTGCCTGCTCGCGGTGGTCAAAAAGGTCATCTGCATCCAGTAACCATGATTACTCAGCGTATGCAGCAGTATTTTATTCAAGCGGGTTTCAATGTCGCAACCGGTCCTGAAGTCGAGAGCGACTACTATAATTTTGAAGCGTTGAATATCCCGTCGCACCATCCTGCGCGCGCGATGCATGATACCTTTTATTTTGATGCGCATTATCTATTGCGTACGCATACTAGTCCTGTCCAGATTCGTACCATGGAAAAGAACGAACCGCCGATTCGCATCATTTGCCCAGGTCGTGTTTATCGTAATGACTCAGACCAAACTCATTCGCCGATGTTCCATCAGCTAGAAGGCCTTATGGTCACCGAGTCGAGCACTTTTGCTGAGCTAAAAGGTTTAATCAGTGAGTTTCTAGAAGCGTTTTTTGCCAAAGAGCTGACCGTACGTTTCCGTCCGTCATTTTTCCCGTTCACTGAGCCGTCTGCAGAAGTGGATATCTTAGATGACAATGGCAAGTGGCTTGAAGTGATGGGCTGCGGCATGGTGCATCCACAAGTATTGACCAATTGCGGTATCGATAGCGACAAATACACTGGCTTTGCTTTTGGTATGGGTATCGAGCGCTTTGCGATGCTGTATTACGGTATTGATGACTTGCGCTTATTTTTCCAAAATGACGTGCGCTTCTTAAAGCAATTCGGCTAG
- the rplT gene encoding 50S ribosomal protein L20 has protein sequence MARVKRGVQANRRHKKILKRAKGYYGARSRVYRVAVQAVTKAGQYAYRDRRNKKRTFRRLWIARINAGARLNGLSYSRFINGMKKANIAIDRRVLADIAMHDAATFTALVEKAKAELA, from the coding sequence ATGGCCCGTGTAAAACGTGGTGTACAGGCAAATCGCCGTCACAAAAAAATCTTAAAGCGCGCAAAAGGCTACTACGGTGCCCGTTCACGTGTTTACCGCGTAGCGGTACAGGCAGTGACCAAAGCTGGTCAATATGCTTATCGTGACCGTCGCAACAAGAAACGTACTTTCCGTCGTCTTTGGATCGCACGTATCAATGCTGGTGCACGCTTAAACGGCTTAAGCTATAGCCGCTTCATCAATGGTATGAAAAAAGCAAACATCGCGATCGATCGTCGCGTTCTAGCAGACATCGCTATGCATGATGCAGCGACTTTCACAGCATTGGTCGAAAAAGCAAAAGCGGAATTGGCCTAA
- the rpmI gene encoding 50S ribosomal protein L35, with the protein MKVKMKTRSGAAKRFKKTANGFKRKQAFKSHILTKKSAKRIRQLRGLKLVHKSDEAAVRRMCPYI; encoded by the coding sequence ATGAAAGTTAAGATGAAAACCAGAAGCGGCGCAGCTAAACGCTTCAAAAAAACAGCGAATGGCTTCAAGCGTAAGCAAGCATTCAAAAGCCATATTTTGACCAAGAAATCAGCTAAGCGTATTCGCCAATTGCGTGGTCTTAAGTTGGTGCACAAGTCTGACGAAGCAGCAGTTCGTCGTATGTGCCCATACATTTAA
- a CDS encoding thioesterase family protein, which translates to MSKQELVFDDDLFVFETVMRVRHTEADAGQHMTVESLTALLSEARLRFLYAKGVKEINADHQGLIIDKVQLDIVSRIRVREELLFEVGVEPIYDNGGNIILKVTRMHTGEIVAKACQHFRGYDFNLNKVTKLDNTIKEALYPHLFRL; encoded by the coding sequence GTGTCAAAACAAGAGTTAGTATTCGACGACGACTTGTTTGTTTTTGAGACAGTGATGCGTGTGCGTCATACGGAAGCCGACGCAGGACAGCACATGACGGTCGAATCTCTGACAGCGCTATTATCCGAAGCACGGCTGAGGTTTCTATACGCTAAAGGTGTTAAAGAAATCAACGCAGACCATCAAGGCTTGATTATTGATAAAGTGCAGCTAGATATTGTAAGCCGTATCCGCGTACGAGAAGAGCTATTATTTGAAGTTGGTGTCGAGCCAATATATGATAATGGCGGTAATATAATCCTAAAGGTCACGCGAATGCACACGGGCGAGATAGTAGCAAAAGCGTGCCAGCATTTTAGAGGTTACGACTTCAACCTCAATAAAGTGACTAAGCTTGACAATACGATCAAAGAAGCGTTGTATCCTCATTTATTTAGACTGTAG
- the hisIE gene encoding bifunctional phosphoribosyl-AMP cyclohydrolase/phosphoribosyl-ATP diphosphatase HisIE: MTLPAWLTAVTFNNDGLIPAIAQDHQTGRILMMAWMNAEALQLTAQTQTAVYFSRSRAKLWHKGESSGHTQTVHDIRLDCDADVIVLSVTQAGGIACHTGRESCFYQRLDLSGQTPEWQTVDKVLKDPADIYHSHESTSDTYETENTGANTDSDTIQAQTDTAQAQVDKASVLQQLDSVLAERKKADADSSYVASLYAKGLNKILEKVGEESIESIIAAKDFANCDESTDKASYDEARHELIYEVADVWFHTLVGLAWFDIESDAVLNELGRRFGLSGIDEKAAR, translated from the coding sequence ATGACTTTACCTGCTTGGCTGACTGCCGTAACTTTTAATAATGATGGTTTGATTCCTGCAATTGCTCAAGATCATCAGACAGGTCGTATTTTGATGATGGCGTGGATGAACGCTGAAGCATTACAGCTCACCGCACAAACACAGACAGCGGTTTATTTTTCACGCTCACGTGCCAAGCTGTGGCATAAAGGTGAGTCATCAGGTCATACGCAAACTGTGCATGATATTCGTCTAGACTGTGACGCAGATGTGATTGTGCTTAGTGTCACTCAGGCTGGCGGCATTGCTTGCCATACGGGACGCGAGTCGTGCTTTTATCAGCGTTTGGATTTATCAGGTCAAACGCCTGAATGGCAAACTGTCGATAAAGTATTAAAAGACCCTGCGGATATTTATCATTCTCATGAATCTACTAGCGACACTTATGAAACGGAAAACACTGGTGCGAATACTGACTCTGATACCATCCAAGCACAAACTGATACTGCTCAAGCACAAGTCGATAAAGCCTCTGTATTGCAGCAACTTGATAGCGTATTAGCAGAGCGTAAAAAAGCCGATGCCGACAGCTCTTATGTGGCCAGTCTATATGCTAAAGGATTAAATAAAATATTAGAGAAAGTCGGTGAAGAGAGTATAGAAAGTATCATCGCTGCCAAAGATTTTGCTAACTGCGATGAGAGTACAGACAAAGCAAGCTATGATGAAGCGCGTCATGAGCTAATCTATGAAGTCGCCGATGTCTGGTTCCATACCTTGGTTGGACTGGCATGGTTTGATATAGAATCGGATGCCGTGTTAAACGAGCTAGGCAGACGTTTTGGGTTGTCCGGTATCGATGAAAAAGCCGCTAGATAA
- the tatA gene encoding Sec-independent protein translocase subunit TatA: MGSFSITHWLILLVVVVVVFGTSKLRNAGKDLGGAVKGFKEAVKDENTEHAKKHAVLDHDATAHTEERSTTKVDDKHNV; encoded by the coding sequence ATGGGTAGTTTTTCTATTACACATTGGCTGATACTATTAGTCGTTGTCGTTGTCGTGTTTGGCACCTCAAAACTCAGAAATGCTGGTAAAGATTTGGGCGGTGCTGTCAAAGGCTTTAAAGAAGCTGTTAAAGATGAAAATACAGAGCATGCCAAAAAACACGCGGTTCTTGACCACGATGCGACGGCACACACTGAAGAGCGCTCAACCACCAAGGTTGATGATAAGCATAACGTATAG
- the tatB gene encoding Sec-independent protein translocase protein TatB, translating to MFDIGFSELLLFGVIALIVLGPEKLPQAARTAGQWYAKIRRTVSTLQSEIEAELDLAETRQQMQKELAKIRQTEAEMRREMAEMRGNMKAFESSHSPASLDSETATNAENSKGDEAHKNNHTQKQQSATPKAFDYAYATDEQPDTLENGQLSKRGHSGDNINDPNVDDANVSDNAKAAPVVQTITTRPWENMWFRLGAYDKARRLPMPPYMPNYKADALLNSPANMQTSDHKQETD from the coding sequence ATGTTTGATATCGGGTTTTCTGAACTACTTCTTTTCGGCGTTATCGCCCTAATCGTACTGGGCCCAGAAAAACTGCCGCAGGCAGCGCGCACGGCTGGGCAATGGTACGCCAAAATTCGCCGCACAGTCTCAACATTGCAGTCTGAAATAGAGGCTGAGCTTGACTTGGCTGAGACACGTCAGCAAATGCAAAAAGAGCTCGCCAAAATTCGCCAGACCGAAGCTGAAATGAGGCGTGAGATGGCTGAAATGCGCGGCAATATGAAAGCTTTTGAAAGCTCGCATAGTCCTGCTTCGCTAGATTCTGAAACTGCTACGAATGCTGAAAATAGCAAGGGTGACGAAGCTCATAAAAATAACCACACACAAAAGCAGCAATCAGCCACGCCAAAAGCATTCGACTATGCTTATGCCACTGACGAGCAGCCAGATACATTAGAAAATGGCCAATTATCGAAGCGCGGTCACAGCGGTGATAATATAAATGATCCAAATGTAGATGATGCAAATGTGAGTGACAACGCCAAAGCAGCACCAGTTGTTCAGACCATCACTACCCGACCGTGGGAAAACATGTGGTTTCGGCTAGGCGCTTATGACAAAGCACGTCGGCTCCCAATGCCGCCATATATGCCAAACTATAAAGCTGACGCCCTACTCAACAGTCCTGCCAACATGCAGACTTCTGACCATAAGCAGGAGACTGATTGA
- the tatC gene encoding twin-arginine translocase subunit TatC gives MPLFKRKKSRQEKIAVSAITDQDVIDQDTIDQDAFNKDTLNQGAAATTNTTQDKKSDDALSPLADMPITEHLIELRRHLIKICVAVLIIFLGLVGYSRELYNFLSDPLVAQLPANSTMIATDITSNFMAPIRLTVFVAAFLAMPYILYQIWSFVAPGLYKKEKKIAIPVLLSSIFLFYAGVAFSYFIVLKGVLKFFIMFAPQNVLPMTDIDSYLSFALKLFMVFGLTFEIPVVTLLLILAGIVSIQSLEEKRRYIIVGCFAVAAVVTPPDGVSMLMLAIPMWLLFELGLFLAKILIKEEPSPTLVSTDKE, from the coding sequence ATGCCATTATTCAAGCGCAAAAAAAGTCGTCAAGAGAAAATCGCTGTTTCTGCCATTACTGACCAAGATGTTATTGATCAAGATACTATTGATCAAGATGCCTTTAATAAAGACACCCTTAATCAAGGTGCTGCAGCAACGACCAATACCACTCAAGATAAAAAATCAGATGATGCTTTAAGCCCTTTGGCTGATATGCCTATTACCGAGCACTTGATTGAGCTGCGTCGGCATTTGATCAAAATATGTGTGGCAGTACTGATAATATTTTTAGGTTTAGTTGGCTATTCGCGCGAGCTATACAACTTTTTATCTGACCCACTGGTTGCGCAGTTACCCGCCAACTCGACCATGATTGCCACCGATATCACGTCAAACTTTATGGCACCGATACGTCTGACCGTATTTGTAGCTGCATTTTTGGCGATGCCCTACATTCTTTATCAAATTTGGTCGTTTGTAGCGCCCGGTCTGTATAAGAAAGAAAAGAAAATCGCTATTCCAGTGCTGCTATCTTCTATATTTCTGTTTTATGCTGGTGTGGCTTTTTCCTATTTTATTGTGCTCAAAGGGGTCTTAAAATTCTTTATCATGTTTGCCCCGCAAAACGTACTACCCATGACGGATATCGACAGCTATCTCAGTTTTGCCTTAAAATTATTTATGGTATTCGGCTTAACGTTTGAGATTCCAGTCGTTACTTTGCTATTGATATTGGCAGGTATTGTCTCCATTCAGAGCTTAGAAGAAAAACGTCGTTATATCATTGTGGGCTGTTTTGCTGTGGCTGCCGTTGTCACGCCGCCCGATGGCGTATCGATGCTCATGCTAGCGATTCCGATGTGGTTGTTGTTTGAGCTTGGTTTGTTTTTGGCGAAGATTTTAATCAAAGAAGAGCCCAGTCCTACTCTCGTGTCGACAGACAAAGAATAA
- a CDS encoding UvrD-helicase domain-containing protein has protein sequence MSASMPAYMSDPTDEQLSALNMAMDHKSFKVVAYAGAGKTTTLKLIGERLRGRGLYLAFNKAIANDARSKFPPHVECRTFHSLAYRHVARDITAKLSLPRFSPKRLGDDLGLQPVQVRRQMDGVNKYITLTPARLSRFVSDAVSNFCSTHASYPAPRHILLPSWLDDSDAEQLREMLYPAVEQRWLQSIDARHPAGIGHDIYLKLWALSKPSIPADFILFDEAQDADPLMMGILTQQSRQVIYVGDAHQQIYEWRGAVNAMKKLPLPQTLLTQSFRFGEPIAEVANTLLKALQEDVPLKGNPNKQSSTDKGMVHSKKDAILCRTNAAAMSQLLTGLKHGHRVALQADTDRMLKFCQAAENLKNGKSAYGVPELAYFYNWGDVQEYAETNEGSDLKTLVKLVDDHGTNVLSQAVNSLTSIENADYVISTAHKAKGLEWGKVQLDDDFYYDVTTNAVKISPEELRLLYVACTRAQSNLDIHNIKDLISGLQTGKKVIFGNT, from the coding sequence ATGTCCGCATCTATGCCAGCTTATATGAGCGATCCCACTGACGAGCAGCTGAGCGCGCTGAATATGGCGATGGATCACAAGTCGTTTAAAGTGGTTGCTTATGCGGGCGCCGGTAAGACAACGACGCTCAAGCTAATCGGTGAGCGCTTACGTGGCCGCGGACTATATCTGGCTTTTAACAAAGCGATTGCCAATGATGCTCGTTCAAAGTTTCCGCCACATGTAGAATGCCGTACTTTTCATTCACTAGCTTATCGTCATGTTGCTCGTGATATTACCGCCAAGCTATCTTTGCCACGATTTTCACCCAAGCGTCTCGGTGATGATTTGGGACTACAGCCTGTGCAAGTACGTCGACAAATGGATGGGGTTAATAAATACATTACGCTGACACCCGCACGATTGTCTCGGTTCGTCAGCGACGCAGTGAGTAATTTTTGCAGCACGCATGCCAGCTATCCTGCACCAAGGCACATACTACTCCCAAGCTGGCTCGATGACTCAGATGCAGAGCAGCTGCGCGAGATGCTCTACCCTGCTGTTGAGCAGCGCTGGTTACAGTCGATTGATGCGCGTCACCCTGCTGGTATTGGCCATGATATTTATCTCAAGCTCTGGGCGTTGTCTAAGCCTAGTATTCCAGCGGACTTTATCTTGTTCGATGAAGCACAGGATGCCGATCCCTTGATGATGGGTATCTTGACCCAGCAGTCGAGACAAGTCATCTATGTGGGCGACGCGCATCAGCAGATTTATGAATGGCGCGGTGCGGTCAATGCGATGAAAAAGCTGCCATTACCGCAGACGTTATTGACACAGTCTTTCAGATTCGGTGAGCCGATTGCAGAAGTGGCCAATACCCTATTAAAAGCACTACAAGAGGACGTACCGCTAAAAGGCAATCCGAATAAACAGTCCTCTACCGATAAGGGCATGGTACACAGTAAGAAAGATGCTATTTTGTGCCGTACCAATGCTGCTGCCATGTCACAACTATTGACAGGATTAAAGCACGGGCATCGCGTGGCGCTACAAGCGGATACCGACCGTATGCTCAAATTCTGTCAGGCTGCCGAAAACTTAAAAAATGGTAAATCGGCTTACGGTGTACCTGAGCTGGCGTATTTTTATAATTGGGGTGATGTGCAAGAGTATGCCGAAACTAATGAGGGTAGCGATCTCAAAACACTGGTCAAGCTCGTCGATGACCATGGTACTAATGTACTAAGCCAAGCAGTCAATAGTCTGACCAGTATTGAAAACGCTGACTATGTCATCTCTACTGCTCATAAAGCCAAAGGGCTTGAATGGGGGAAAGTACAACTAGATGATGACTTTTATTATGATGTGACCACCAATGCGGTCAAGATCAGTCCAGAAGAGTTGCGCCTACTCTATGTCGCCTGTACTCGCGCGCAAAGCAATTTGGATATTCATAATATTAAAGACTTGATATCAGGATTACAGACGGGCAAAAAAGTGATTTTTGGTAATACCTAA
- a CDS encoding tRNA dihydrouridine synthase, translated as MNNSQQLQTRQNTINQLFATPVRLLAPMEGLTDPLMRQILTQIASDLGRPYDWSVSEFIRITQHVLPAHVFYKYVPELHHDAKTASGTPIHVQILGSEAQLMAENAAYACELGAPAIDINFGCPAKTVNSHRGGSVLLDEPETMYQIISGVRQAVPAHIPVSAKIRLGYTDTSRMDDIRGAINDSGADWLTIHARTKTQGYKPPAYWDKIQSFNALDIPVIANGEIWNFEHAQNCMTQAGTPHLMLGRGAVTRPDLVAQVDNDTEKSTNSIENTATLLWQDLIAHQIKFLEGEAKNDVVLVGRYKQWLGMLTKGYVEAQTVWESIKREKNKAVIIRALQASVQE; from the coding sequence ATGAATAATAGCCAACAACTTCAAACGCGTCAAAATACTATCAATCAGTTATTTGCGACTCCCGTGCGTTTGCTCGCACCTATGGAGGGCTTGACCGATCCATTAATGCGCCAAATATTAACCCAAATTGCGTCTGACTTGGGGCGTCCTTATGATTGGTCAGTCAGTGAATTTATCCGTATCACTCAACACGTCTTGCCTGCGCATGTGTTTTATAAATATGTGCCTGAGCTACATCATGATGCCAAAACGGCTTCTGGTACGCCTATTCATGTACAGATTTTGGGTAGCGAAGCGCAGCTTATGGCAGAAAACGCCGCATACGCTTGCGAGCTCGGTGCGCCTGCTATCGACATCAATTTTGGTTGCCCTGCCAAGACGGTCAACAGCCATCGCGGTGGTTCAGTATTGTTAGATGAACCTGAAACCATGTATCAGATTATCAGTGGCGTACGCCAAGCCGTTCCCGCTCACATACCAGTATCAGCTAAGATTCGTCTGGGCTATACCGATACCAGTCGCATGGATGATATTCGCGGCGCAATTAACGACAGCGGCGCCGACTGGCTGACCATTCATGCACGCACTAAGACCCAAGGCTATAAGCCGCCTGCCTATTGGGACAAAATCCAGAGCTTTAATGCGCTCGATATTCCAGTCATTGCCAATGGAGAAATTTGGAACTTTGAGCATGCGCAAAATTGTATGACGCAAGCAGGTACACCGCATTTAATGCTAGGTCGCGGCGCAGTAACGCGTCCTGATTTAGTGGCACAGGTTGATAATGATACTGAAAAAAGTACTAACAGCATAGAGAATACGGCTACATTGTTATGGCAAGATTTGATTGCGCATCAGATTAAGTTTTTGGAAGGTGAGGCAAAGAACGATGTGGTATTGGTCGGTCGCTATAAGCAATGGTTAGGGATGCTCACCAAAGGCTATGTTGAGGCACAAACAGTGTGGGAAAGTATCAAACGAGAGAAAAATAAAGCGGTGATTATTCGTGCACTACAAGCGAGTGTTCAAGAATAA
- a CDS encoding MAPEG family protein, whose translation MISAFFELVTDKVASAILAMVVASLLPWAVSIVAKVSGGFRIRNNAHPREFFQNATGMAARANAAQQNSYETLPVFLAAVLVAMLFFVPQSIINVLAWLYVMIRIGFCVAYITNLATFRSILWVLSMACCLMLFYLAIRVSV comes from the coding sequence ATGATAAGTGCATTTTTTGAGTTGGTAACTGACAAAGTGGCGTCTGCCATTTTGGCTATGGTGGTAGCAAGTCTACTGCCATGGGCGGTGTCAATCGTTGCAAAAGTATCTGGTGGCTTTAGAATCAGAAATAATGCACATCCTCGCGAATTTTTTCAAAATGCGACAGGCATGGCAGCACGTGCTAATGCAGCACAACAAAACAGCTATGAAACCTTGCCAGTGTTTTTGGCGGCAGTATTGGTAGCGATGCTTTTCTTTGTACCGCAGTCGATTATTAACGTATTGGCTTGGCTGTATGTGATGATACGAATTGGTTTTTGTGTGGCGTATATTACTAATTTGGCAACGTTCCGCTCTATCCTCTGGGTACTATCAATGGCATGTTGTCTAATGCTATTTTATTTAGCGATACGAGTCAGTGTATAG